A window of Choristoneura fumiferana chromosome 8, NRCan_CFum_1, whole genome shotgun sequence contains these coding sequences:
- the PDCD-5 gene encoding programmed cell death 5 yields MDDPELEQIRKQRLAQMQAQHGGTGDPNQGKAQEERMQAMEEAKNTILSQALSQDARARLNTIKLSKPEKGAMVENMICRMAQMGQVRNKISEQELIQLLESLNQQMPKTASTVKFDRRRAALDSDDDL; encoded by the exons ATGGATGATCCAGAATTAGAACAAATCAGGAAGCAACGTTTGGCTCAAATGCAGGCACAACATGGG GGAACCGGCGATCCTAACCAGGGCAAAGCTCAAGAGGAACGGATGCAGGCTATGGAAGAAGCCAAAAACACTATTCTTTCACAAGCACTTAGTCAGGACGCTCGGGCCAGAT TGAATACTATCAAGCTAAGCAAACCAGAGAAAGGTGCAATGGTGGAAAACATGATCTGCAGAATGGCCCAGATGGGTCAAGTACGCAACAAGATCTCGGAGCAAGAACTGATTCAGCTTCTCGAGTCACTCAACCAGCAGATGCCTAAGACAGCCAGTACTGTCAAATTTGACAGGAGAAGGGCCGCCCTTGATTCAGATGATGACTTGTAG
- the Tsen34 gene encoding tRNA splicing endonuclease subunit 34, whose translation MISLFVENGIAYVWNAEDWFTLRSEHRICGALVGSLPSFPRQNDFMGLPMALMYEEAVLLVKRGICELYELPNISIKPNEEEKQEVKAMEERILTEQTEALKKRRIEQIAQKIDIIVAGKRQKLLSKGVSDSNLNKETLLQEEIDKLPALLPAHVLLHLPTQHHIDTEKKKVSVDAINSSASRDDQSHFLIFNYLWEQGHHITSGSKFGCHYLLYPGDPVKFHAMYMVRCVKDASTAFRPINLISFGRLAVAVNKIAILAFCNDHGQVQCQTLQWHDNFS comes from the exons ATGATATCTCTGTTCGTTGAAAACGGAATTGCATATGTATGGAATGCAGAAg atTGGTTCACTCTACGCTCAGAACACAGAATATGTGGAGCTCTTGTTGGATCCTTACCATCCTTTCCTAGGCAGAATGACTTTATGG GATTACCTATGGCACTAATGTACGAAGAAGCAGTATTATTAGTCAAGAGAGGAATATGTGAATTGTATGAACTTCCAAACATTAGTATTAAACCAAATGAAGAAGAAAAGCAAGAAGTAAAGGCTATGGAGGagag aattttgacAGAACAGACAGAAGCACTAAAGAAGAGAAGAATAGAGCAAATTGCACAAAAAATTGACATAATAGTTGCTGGTAAAAGgcaaaaacttttgtcaaaaggTGTTTCAG ATAGTAATTTAAACAAGGAAACATTGTTACAAGAAGAAATAGATAAATTACCAGCATTACTGCCTGCTCATGTGTTACTGCATTTACCTACTCAGCACCACATTGATACag AGAAGAAAAAAGTCAGTGTGGATGCAATAAACTCTTCTGCATCAAGAGATGACCAATcacactttttaatatttaattatttatgggAGCAAGGACATCATATCACCAGTGGTTCTAAATTTGGATGTCACTACCTACTCTATCCAG GTGATCCAGTGAAATTTCATGCCATGTACATGGTTAGATGTGTGAAGGATGCTAGTACAGCCTTTAGACCTATTAATCTAATCTCATTTGGGAGATTAGCTGTTGCAGTCAATAAAATAGCCATTTTGGCTTTTTGTAATGATCATGGACAAGTTCAGTGTCAAACACTTCAATGGCATGACAATTTTAGTTGA